The Bradyrhizobium barranii subsp. barranii genome segment GTGAAGACATCCATCAACAGCAACGGATAGGCGTAGACATACGCGTCCTTTGCGATGTCATAGGCTTCCCGTTCGGAAACGTTTTGCGATGACGCTGACGTGATGGGTGTCAGGGCGAGTGCAAGTGCAATGATTCCCAGAATCGTTCTGGTCATGGCTCCGCTGCTTTCATCCGACCCAATGCGTCATAGGTTGGAAATCTGCTCCAAATCCGACAGCTTCCATGTCTTCTCGAACAGCGGCTTGTCGGGATCGTAAAAACGCATGGCGGGGAAGAACGCCTTTCCCGGTGCCGTGTAGATCCAGTTTGCCTCCTTACCTTCTGGTGCCTTGGGACCGAAGTAGATGTCTACCGAGCCGTCGGCGTTCCGCTGCATGGCCTGATTGTAGCTATCGAGCGTGACCACCGGCGCTTCACGTATGAGCGCCGCGGTATCCACCGCATACACGATCATTGACCAGTATTGCTTCGCCGGAACGTTGGCCGGGATGTGCACCGTGTAGGTCCGCTCGCCGCTCAGCCGCTCGCCGCGGCTATCACGGAACGTGAAGAGATACACCAAGCTGGTCCCGGTCTTCTTCGGCAAGGCAAAAGCGGCGAAGTTCGCAAAGCCGCGAGCGTCAATATCTAACGCGTCCCCGATCTGGTAAGTAAACCCGGTTTTTACACCTTTGGGGTCGGGCGGGGACCAGCTTCGGTCCGGCCACCACGGTTGGCTGTAGGAGGTCAGCGCTTCAATGAAGTGCGCCTGTGCTTCCCGCGCCGCAGACTTCAGTATGCTCTGCGTAGCCGGATCTGGCTTGAAATCCTTTCCCTTCTCAATACCGATGCTTTTGAGCATGCCCATTATGGTGACGTCGCGCGGCAGCACCGGCTCTTCCTGAACCATGCGGTCGAGGTTCTCAAAGAAGCGCTCGTCGAAGCTGGCGATGCCATCGAACGTCTTGCCATAGATATCGATGAAGCGTTGTTCCGGGGGGCTGGCGGCTTGCGCGAGCGGATACACGCGTAACTTCTTCACGAGCGCCAATGCAGCCGCGGTATCGGCATCGGTCGGTCCGTTCCTGATCGCCCGATACAACGCATAACCGTTGTATGTGGGATACCTAATCGGGAAGAAGCCCGCTGGGGTATCACCTTTGAAGTCGGGCGGGACCAGCAAATACTTGCCGCCCTTGCCTTGGTCCTCGCCCGCTGGACCGATGTCGGTCATTGGCTCGTCCCATGCGTCAACCATGGAGCCGAGCAGCCCGGCGTCGACGGCTGCCGGGATTTCAACAACGACTGGGCCGTCTTTTAAATTGTAGTTGAGATAGATGTAGTTCGTCGAAGCATTAGGCGTCGTGACCTGGAACTTCCAGTCCTGCGGTTTCGAGAAGTAGCAGATGTCGTTGTACTTTGCGCCGACATCGCGAAAATACGCTTGCCGCATCGCGTCGGTGTTGACCAGCGGCATGCCCCAAATCGCTGCCTCGATGGCACGCCGTTCGATGGTGCGGCGGGCAAGGTCGTCGGCAGAGAATGGCTGAGCGTTCGCTGATACTGCTACGCAGACAACGCCTAGTGCTGCGGAGATGATTTTCCTCATAGCACCGTTACCCTTACTCATATGAGAGTCATCGGGACGAAGCCGGCCTCGGAATCGATGATCAACTCCAGATTGATCCGCCAATATAAGCGATTTTCGGATAGACGGTGGCAATTCAAAAGACAGAAGCATTGCCCTAAACAACGTTGTGCAGATAACGGGAATTGGAACCACGCGCACTGAGTGAAAGCATTGCGGATGTGTGATGGGTTTGTCACGCGAGAGCGAAAACTGGCGTGTTGGCCTACAAATTCCGGGAATCCCCTGGCGCGGGAATCTTGGAGCCACATAATCGTTCGTATTCCTTATTGGACTGATGGGTTGTCATTCGCGTTCGCCGGTACTGGAGGGACCATGAGACCTAGTCGTCATAGGCACCGACTCCTTGCTGCCATGGCTCTCATCGTCTGCACCTCTGCAAGTTCAACAGACGATGCGAAGGCCGATGCCGGCGGCGTCGGCTTCTGGTTGCCGGGAGGCATGGGCAGTCTCTCCGCCGTGCCGGGACAGCCGGGCTGGAGTTTCACCAGTATCTATCTTCACGTCGAGGCAAACGCCGGTGGGGGCAAGGATCTGCAGCTCAACTCGTCCGTTGTCGCCGGCCTGCATGCGCACGCCGATGCCGTGGGTTTCCTGCCCGCCTACACTTTTGCCACGCCGGTACTTGGCGGCCAGTTGACGGTCGGTGTGCTCGGCGTGCCCGGCAACGTCGGGGTTGGTATTGCCGCCACGCTAACAGGCCCGCGGGGTAACCAGATTTCGGGCAACGCCAGCGACGAGAGGGCCACGTTTGGTGACGTGTACTACCTCGGCACCCTGAAATGGAATCAGGGCGTCAACAATTACATGTGGTACGTGCTCGGCAACATCCCGAGCGGCACCTACGACTCCACGCGGCTGGCCAACCTGAGCATCGGCTATACCGGCGTGGACAGCGGCTTCGGCTACACCTATCTCAATCCGCAGACAGGGCACGAATTGTCCGCGGTCGCCGGCTTCAGCTACAGCGGCATGAACAACGCGCTGCAATACCGCAACGGTATCGACTTTCATCTGGACTGGGCCATGTCGCAGTTCGTCAGCAAGAGTGTTCATGTCGGGCTCGCCGGCTATGTCTATCAGCAGGTCACCGGCGACAGCGGAGCCGGCGCCAAGCTCGGCGATTTCAAGGGCCAGTCGGTCGGCATCGGTCCGCAGATCGGGGTCTTCTTTTCCGCGTTCGAGGGATACACCGGCTATCTGAACCTCCGTGGCTATTGGGACGTCGTAACCGAGAACCGGCCGACCACCCAGACCGTAATGGTCACGCTGAGTCTTGCACCGTCCGCGCCGGAAAAGCCGACGACGCCGCGCGGGCCGAGGCAATTGAAGTAGCTCGAAAGCGGATTACGTGGTCGTGGATGGCGAAGTGAGTCCGCTTCACATCTTTAAGCGAACGTCGCATCCGAGAGGACGCGCCTGAAGCTGCGCCCTCACTTCGACGGCAGCGCCGCGCCGTCAGCATTGTCCCGCACATGAATGACGGCGATGTCGTCCGCGTAAATCCGCTTCCAGCCCTTGAGCTGATCGAGGATTTGCGGGCCCGGCGCATCGGCGACCAATAGCGTCGCGTCGATCTTGTACTGGTCGAGCAGGCGCGGCAGCAGCTCGGGCTTCTTGCCTTCCGTCGCCTTGAAGAAGTCCATGACGAACTTTTCGCCATAGAGCTCCGCGCGGCCGTCGACGTAAACAGGGATGTCGCGCGAGATCAGATAGCCGCCGAACTGATAGGCGTTGAAGATGCGCTGCACCCTGAGTTTTTCGAGCAGGTCGACTGCCGCAACCGGCGTCTGCGTCATCGTGAACGTGAAGCGATGGTGTCCCATGTAGAGCGAGGTCGAGGTCCAGCTCGCGGCCACGATCATGAGCGCGCCGAGCGCGGTGACATAGCGGGCCGGCCAGCGGTCTGCGCCGGCGGTGTCCGCTAGCGGGCGCGGGAACATCTCGCCGAGCGGCTTTGCCAGCACCAGCGGCACCAGGAAGGCGAAGGCCTCGATATTCCTGACATGG includes the following:
- a CDS encoding DUF1254 domain-containing protein; the protein is MRKIISAALGVVCVAVSANAQPFSADDLARRTIERRAIEAAIWGMPLVNTDAMRQAYFRDVGAKYNDICYFSKPQDWKFQVTTPNASTNYIYLNYNLKDGPVVVEIPAAVDAGLLGSMVDAWDEPMTDIGPAGEDQGKGGKYLLVPPDFKGDTPAGFFPIRYPTYNGYALYRAIRNGPTDADTAAALALVKKLRVYPLAQAASPPEQRFIDIYGKTFDGIASFDERFFENLDRMVQEEPVLPRDVTIMGMLKSIGIEKGKDFKPDPATQSILKSAAREAQAHFIEALTSYSQPWWPDRSWSPPDPKGVKTGFTYQIGDALDIDARGFANFAAFALPKKTGTSLVYLFTFRDSRGERLSGERTYTVHIPANVPAKQYWSMIVYAVDTAALIREAPVVTLDSYNQAMQRNADGSVDIYFGPKAPEGKEANWIYTAPGKAFFPAMRFYDPDKPLFEKTWKLSDLEQISNL
- a CDS encoding SphA family protein, producing the protein MALIVCTSASSTDDAKADAGGVGFWLPGGMGSLSAVPGQPGWSFTSIYLHVEANAGGGKDLQLNSSVVAGLHAHADAVGFLPAYTFATPVLGGQLTVGVLGVPGNVGVGIAATLTGPRGNQISGNASDERATFGDVYYLGTLKWNQGVNNYMWYVLGNIPSGTYDSTRLANLSIGYTGVDSGFGYTYLNPQTGHELSAVAGFSYSGMNNALQYRNGIDFHLDWAMSQFVSKSVHVGLAGYVYQQVTGDSGAGAKLGDFKGQSVGIGPQIGVFFSAFEGYTGYLNLRGYWDVVTENRPTTQTVMVTLSLAPSAPEKPTTPRGPRQLK